One window of Scheffersomyces stipitis CBS 6054 chromosome 1, whole genome shotgun sequence genomic DNA carries:
- a CDS encoding predicted protein, whose protein sequence is MVSQATTEKVKTLIKTKPVFIASKSYCPYCKATKATIGAITQEAYVIELDEIADGAEIQEALFELTGQKTVPNVFIGGEHIGGNSDVQVLKSQDKLDDKIKAVL, encoded by the exons ATGGTTTCCCAAGCTACAACCGAAAAGGTCAAGACCTTGATCAAGACCAAGCCAGTCTTCATTGCTTCCAAG AGTTACTGTCCTTACTGTAAGGCCACCAAAGCTACCATTGGTGCTATTACCCAAGAAGCCTACGTCATTGAATTGGACGAAATTGCTGATGGCGcagaaatccaagaagCTTTGTTCGAATTGACTGGCCAAAAGACCGTTCCAAACGTCTTCATTGGTGGAGAACACATTGGTGGTAACTCCGATGTCCAAGTGTTGAAGTCTCAAGACAAGTTGGACGATAAAATCAAGGCTGTCTTGTAA